ctggggacccccgggattgccgcttcGGCACCCCGCTCTGCAAGTAACTacaggcagtacaggggccggagcatcgttacgtcacggctccgcccctcgtgacatcacggcccgcccacctcaatacaagtctatgggagggggcgtggcggtcgtcacgcccctgccatagagcgatctgacatcttatcccctatcctttggataggggataagatgtctaggggtggagtacccctttaatgtagataTTAAACTTTTGGCTAAGATTCTGGCTAATCGCCTAAAAGGGGTCATAGCGGTTATCGTTCATCAAGACCAGATGGGATTTATGCCTGGGAGAGCTACAGACATTAATGTTAAACACTCACATCTTAATATTGCTGCTGCGGAGAATGATGCTCCTGTGGGCTACGTGGTCAGTCTTGACATTTATAAGGCTTTTGATTTAGTAGAATGGCCTTATCTTTGGACTGTGTTGAGGATCCTTCCTTTTGGTCTGTGGTTCAGAGCTTGGGTAAGGTTGCTATACGATAATCCGAGGGCTAGAATACGCACACATTTGGATATCTCTGACTCTTTTCTACTGGGCAGGGGTAAAAGGCAGGGGTGTCTGCTGTCTCTGTTTAGATTTTTTTAGTCTTGTTCTGTGAGCCACCCATATCTCCTGTAGGATAGCAATCAGCTGTAATGTAgacaccacaagtctcagcagaGCAGCAGAGTCCAGGTCACAGGAGCAAGCACAGCATGATCCAACAGCCCACAGCAGAGCCCACAATGTCAGCAGCCTCACAGCAAGTCTCACTTGATGCACAAGTAGAAGGCAGGCAGAATCAGCACAATTAGGACCAGCAGCACGGGTGGTACACAGGGCAAGCCCAACCGGGCACTGCAACTCTCTTCAGATTACACAAGAGAGTAGTAGCAATACAGTGAAGTCCAGAAATAGCTATGATGCAGGCAGGCTCACCAAAAAAAGATCCAGTAATGCAGGTATCCCAGAGGCAGGGAGAGAATAGAACACTGGCAGTTGCACCTCACTGTTCAGCCCAGAGCAGGTACATGCAGGCAGCCAGCCACCTCTATAACAGCTCTCCCAGGTGACTGCAGGCCAATGCAGAAGTTCACAGATATGTCCTGGTAAGTAAGAGCTCCCAGCACACTCTCCCCACAGGAGCAAGCCCACTGGAGCACTAGCATGCTCCTGCCACTCAGTCCAGGCGCGGGAGCCACCACAATAACAAGGTGGCTCCGCCCACAAAGCCCAGCAATGGCGGAGCTCCGGCCTGCAGGCTCTGATATGCTGTCCCCGTCACCAGCCACCCCTGCGTCAGCAACTCGCCACCCATGCTCAGGATGCACCACTGCCCGCTCCTCAGAACAGCTGCGCGACTCTGCAGGATCCTCCACCCGGCAGCCACACCAGCcttccctgcaatctcctgtacagggccccagctctgctgcggccctcctgtgcaggaggcatgtcggccgcaTCATGACACCAGTGGCCGAtacgtcccctccatgtatctctatgggagaggcggagatgcagtgttcatgcatccccacctctcccatagagctgtatggagggggtgtgtaatCGACCTCAGTGAGATCGACACGCGCATTAGACACGCAGAGCCACGGCAATGTTGggtccccgtatgggagatcacgTGAggttcccagcggtcagacacttATACATTATCCACAGgagtgtctaacactgcagtactccttaaaTGTACAGGGCTCTATGTAGTTCATAGTGGGGTGGGGAGGTGTGTCGGTCTATGGCACTTAAGCAGCtcagctccacctccttgacactttcaACTGATTAGAATCCGTCCCCTGTGTACACTCCAATTACCAGTAAAAGAAATGGAGGTATGCACAAAATACAATTGAAGACACCTACAGGCGCATGAGGCGCACAAAATCTCCAAACAGAAAAATGATTTTGTAATAATGTTTAATCTTTATTCACATACAAAGGAACATTTAAAAACATGTAtagaatcacacaaaaattaaaaaaattcatggATACTGGGATGAAAGTCCTGATAATGTAGTCAACTGTATGACTGTttaaaaatacagtgacccctcgatctacgatggccccgacatacgataatttcaacatgcgatggcctctcagcgtccatcgcatgttgaaggcagcatcaacatataatgcttttttatgtcggggccatcgcataaacagctatccggcagcgctgactgcttcagctgccgccggatatctgtgtacggtgccccgtgagctctggTGATggttgcatgctgggtgttgtagttttacaacatctggaggtccgcaggttgtagaccactgtcctatacttttacattgcacggatccctcaacatgcgatggtttcaacaatcgatggtccgtttggaacggattaccatcgtatgttaagggaccactgtatgtgctACGAGGTATAGATCAAAGTAGAAAAATACAATAGTAAGGCATAAGTATGCACAGATTTTAAGGTCCTAAATAGAACATATATAGGTAGAAAGGGTATACTCCAATCAGATATTACACAAAACAGGCCAAGAACTCGCATAGAGGTAAAGTGCATCAGTGCAACCAGACAATGCTTGCTAATTTGCAGCAGCGGCCTAAAGAAAGTAGTATGAAAATAGAAAGTGTTGCCACAGATCCATACAGTTAGCAggactcagccccccccccccccagttccacACCAGACCTCCGACGCGTTTTGCCGGGAGAGGCTTTATCCAGGAGTGGTGTGGGACTGGGGAGCATGGTATTTATATCAAAGATAGCCAATAGAAAAGGAAGCACATACCTGATAAATGTTTGAGTAAAATCGCCATTTCCGGAACTGACGTAGAAGGTTCAATATCATGTTATACTAGCATCACATAATGATAATGTCTTGGAAGGACGGGAGTGTCTAAAAGCGTAATCCGGGGCTGTATGTATTGGCCACAGATTTGTCTGCGCATGTCTGTGCACACGAGATGCAGGGGAATAACAGTCACCACAAACATGGCCGACCGCATGTCTGAGCGCATGTCTGAACGCATTAGAAAACAAGGGGAACcgccacgtgtctcgggaaccgcccagtttagaagcaaatccccatagcaaacctcttctaaactgggcgtttcccaagacacgtgtcatcagagattacttagacagaaaagaacaaccttaactttagaagataagtactgaaaggattaagattttttaatagaagtaatttacaaatctgtttaactttctggagccagttgagatagatatatatatatatatatatatatatatatatatatatatatatatatatatatatatatatatatatatatatatatattaatattataatatatatatatatattaatattataatatatatatatatattaatattataatatatatatttatatatatattaatattataatatatatatatatatatatatatatatatatatatatattattatatatatatatatattatatatatatatatattatatattatatattatatatttatatatattatatattatatattatatatttattatatattatatatattatatatatatataaaaagattttttcctggataaccccttttaatagaATCATAAGACTGTCAGAGATATTCAGTATACAACTTTCTGTTGCTAAGGCTTGTCTATAGAGATTGGATTGGTAAGTTGTTAGAAGGGCTGTCATGCCTTATTATTGGCTTTAAATGTGTAATATGTTGATTGTAAAGTCTACTTTTTGCTTTTATCACTTTGCTTTATATCTTTGTGTGTCTTACAGTTAGTGATAAGCAACCGATGATCCTGAAGTGGCGAATATTATCCGCTACCAATGAACTGGAGCGCGTCTCTGCGGTGGCATTGCCCAAGCTGCCAATTTCTCTTACTAACACAGACATCAAAGTTGCAAATGATACCAAGTTCTATCCGGGTTTAGGTATGGTATTTCTATGTTCAGTTTGATTCAGTTTGTTTTTCATGTAATGAATATTTGATAGGCTATCTGTCTGTGTACATGCCTTCTAACAAATACACTCTAATGCCATTTCCAGGTCTTGCTCTGGCATTCCATGATGGCAATGTACATATTGTGCACAGGCTGTCTCTACAGACAATGGCCATCCTATATGGCTCCTCTATGCGCCCATCTGAAGAACCCAGCCTAAAACGTCAGCGATCACCAACCCCATGCGTACACTTCAAAGCTTTACAGATGTCTTGGACTTCTCTTGCTTTAGTTGGCTTGGATACACAGGGAAAGGTAAGTAGTATGAAATTATAGAACATTAATGCTCTAAGTGCCCCTTAGGTCACAGTatattttcattttctcctcctTGGTGTTAATAGccagctttttatttttccgtctacagacctatataaagGCTTTATTTTTATAGGCCCAATTATACTAATAATATTGTATGCaaccaaacaaataaaaaatatatatatttgggaggtgaaatgaaaaaaatgcaatttagttTCATACACTTCGGGGCgtgcatgttcatgttttttgcattcACTGTTTTATTTGAACAATGAGAAAGAAGGGGGGGGTGATATGCATCTTTAATAATttgtaaaacttttatttaacttgcattaacttttttttgcctacTAGGGGACTTGTATAAGAATCAGTTGATTGTAGCATTGAAGATTTTTGCATGTAGATATAGACATGAATGATATGGTCTCTGCATATCATGTGGGAATGTTGTGTATCTCTGTTTTTTTTAGCCAcacataattattatttttttttaaatgcattgtaAACTTTATGATTTGATGTAAACTACATGGAGCGACTGTGATTGTAAAGTGTTGGCTGGCAATTTCACTGTGTCAGGTGTTTAATTTCATTAAATATGGGGTTGGGCGATAATGCAACAAACACAAAACTTGTGTCCTGGAAGCAAAAATGTTAACTGTATAAGGCAAATAGAATGACACACTGCTCTAAATGCTTTTGCCTCCCCACAGGCTGCAAGTGTACCTGAGGAAAAGTAATTAATTAAGGTTTATGCAGTCAGACTGCATTTTATATAAAGGTCTGCAATATAATTGAATAAAGAAACAATTCTGTAGGGAGACAGTGATTGACTTGCAGGTCACCCGAGTGtagcattaaaaaaatgaaaatggtatTAGAACTGAGCACCATGTACTAGTATCTATCTCCCACCTGTATGGAGGAGGCCCTCTAATCTTCTACAGTGGAGCACATGGGGAACAGTCCCCTCTGTTATCTTGGGTATCCCTTGTGTACATCTCATTACATTGTATATTGTTTCTctttcaaaatagacaaatcaccagctccagatggcattcacccccgtgttcatattcatatttccctcagagagcagtgattggctgcaaccatccggccaatccccactctgggcagaaaatatggatgagcgatgttctattcacatcactggccggagtacagagcagagatgggagcgctgtatagagccgctccgcatctctgctatattttggatgatcacattgggtgtcacgactgacacccggggcgatatgtctatagtacagatactagggatcaaccgatatcgtttttttttttttttttttttttttagggccgataatctgtgacctttcaggccgatagctgatagcttatactgatattccggtataggtTATCTGCTATTCCTCCCCAGCTTTCTACCACCTATTACTcagtttatgtattttttttctttgcttttctTATATGGTCGTATTTTctccatttttaataaaaaaatgtttttttgtgtatGGTCACGTGCACTTTATATTTATACAAGAACATAGTTAGTTTGCACTTTATATCCATGAATTTGAGAGCATAGGcatttgcactttgtttttttatttattttttattttaatatagctCATTTGGATGTATTTGAGATTTATAAACCCTTCTTATATCTTGTGGGTGTGGGAGAGGTCATGTATATTATGCATTTCTTAGTTATTAGGATCTCAGGCATTCTGCAACCCACCATAGGGTTGTGTAGTATATTTTGTGCTTCCACCTATGTCATGTTTATTAAGTGATTTAAATGTCTTGTCCTGTCTGTGTGTATTttcagtcaataaaaaaatattttctttaatgCATGGTGCTCATTGTAGTGTCTGCCAGCCCTTTATATTTTGGGTAGTTAAAATAGAAAAAACTACTACAGGCATAATCCTTAGATCTTCAAGTTACTGCTGTTTCCTGCTTTTCTTattcctttatttattattttaatcctTGAATTGAAATCTTTTACAGCTCAGTATGCTGAGGGTCTCCCCTTCAATGGGACATGCCCTTGATATGACCACATCACTACGCCATCTTCTGTTCCTTCTTGAATACTGCATGGTGACAGGCTATGACTGGTGGGACATTCTGCTTCACGTACAGCCAAACATGGTACACAATTTGGTTGAGAAGCTGCATGAGGAGTACACCAAACAGAATGCTGCTCTGCAACAGGTGAAAGCTTCCACACTATCTATACTTCTCTGTAGGACAGATATCTAACATAAGCGATGGAGGGAAGGAGGCGGCTCAAGCAGCCAGCCAGGCAGTGAAACGTGCCATCGAATTAGAACTTGCGATCTCATCAAGCTTTCCTGCATTCCCCTCCCCCAGCAAGTGTAGTTTAGGCTGAAATCACATGTGCAGTTCTTTGAATGGTTTTTCATGCATTATGTTTGAGCCGAAGCTAGAAGTGGATGCAAAGGGAACGTGAAATGTAACAAACCTTCTTACTGAATCCACTCCTGCATTTGGGTTAAAAAACTGCACATTTGCCTGCACCCCTAAGCACTTCCTACAGCCTTTTCAATTTGCCAATTGTTGCCAgtacaaatgtattttttatctAGCAACACATTTATAAATCAGAAGGATAGATTTTATAGAATTTAGATAGTTACACTAGGGATTTGACGTTACCCTGTCATTTGATACTATTTTTCTGCACCTGTGCGTAACATATATTTTTCGTGCATCCCTGGGTTTTTGGTTTTGTAAATCAGAAGGATGTATAAAAAATACTATTAAATGTTTTGTTAACCCGTTTAGGTCCTTTCTACCAGGATTCTGTCCATGAAAGCATCACTTTGTAAACTGTCGCCTAGCACAATCACTCGTGTCTGTGACTACCATGCCAAATTGTTCCTCATCTCCATTAGCTGCACCCTGAAGTCTTTACTTCGGCCACATGTTCTTAACACACCTGACAAAAGTCCAGGAGACCGGCTCATTGAGATTTGCAATAAGTTCCCTGACACAGGTAGATGTCTTGTTGCATGCTGATGTTACATTTTGGGCAAGTAAATCCAGCCCATAAACAAATCTGAGTACTGGTAAATCTTTGTTTTTAGATATAGATAAGGTCATGATTAACTTGAAGACAGAGGAGTTTGTACTTGACATGCCAACCCTTCAGTCTCTACAGCAGCTTATCCAGTGGATTGGGGATTTTGTGTTGTATCTACTGGCAAGCCTTCCTAACCAGGTATTACATTAACCTTTAGAAATGTATTTAGTGTGCAAATTGCGTATTCAGTGAGAAAAATCTTACAACTGCATCTTTTCAAACTTTGAAATATAGTGTGTGTTTGTTCTGTCACTTTTAGCAGATTTTGGATCATGCAGCTGCTCAGTCCACATAGTCATAGTGAGGACTGCATAGCCTTAAAGTGTGTCTGTTGTTTTAACCTACTTCCCACCAATTGATCGCCTGTGTGATTTCTAATATCACTTGACTCCTTACCCCAGAAGGtaaggccactaggtgtctcacttccctACAATCTGCTGGCCACTGCTTGATAGGCTTAGTTTACCTCTGACAGACAGACCATGATGAAACACAGGAAGTTCAGTGTTAGGTTGTGCTATGTGGAGGAAACTGGGAAAGTGAGCTTAGACTGTGTAGAGCTGCAATTTGTGAGCATGTCTGTCTCCTCCAGAGGGTCCACACTGTAAAAGAAAAGCAAATcgaggcttccctctcatctctgcAGGTTTATCAGCAGTGGCAGTTCTTTATTTCGTGTTACCCCTTACTTGCTGTACTGctgtggtttattttttttctgctgtcagaACACCTTGCAAaaccagtgcatcagtaacccctttTCCGTCCATACACTATCTATAGTAGTATACTGTGaatagtatccccccccccccccaacacaggcCAGTCTGTTCGGTTCAGTGCACTTTCAGCACTATGTCAGTGGCATAGAGAGGAGTAGGTGCTGTCCTGTGATTGCCCACACAAGTaagggtagtgtgtgtgtgtgtgtgtgtgtgtgtttgtgtgtgtgtatgtatgtgtgtgtatgtatgtgtgtatatatatatatatatatatatatatatatatatatatatatatatatatatatatgtgtgtgtgtgtgtactactggcaaacaatCCAGCTTTGGTCCTGCCCCCTGAAATGGAgtgaatgagaaatagctgtgcaccatggagggggctCTTGGAGGCTCAATAGCAGCAGTAAAAGCACTAAAAACACCTTGTTTTCACTATGAATGgttaatctaaaaaaaatacctgcaggtttttaaaaatattttaaagcaGCAGGTACTTTAGGCTCCATTGACATGGAAAAGCCCAGCAAATTGAGCCTAAAGAGGTACCCACAGTTAAAGGGAATCAGCTGCAATTCTAATTCCAAatggctgacactgttagatagctATTAGTGCAAgaagacacatggtaccttttCATATATCTGTCAAGGGCTTTGATTCTTTAGTGCAAAGAGTCACTGGTGTTACCAAGCCCCCAAAGTACTGAAGACTGAAACGCCTCTCATCCCAATCCCTGCATGATTGACAATTTTCTGGAAGCTAAGCCCTGTATCCAAATCTTACACTTGTGCTTACTTTGTGTGCCCAGTGCAGGaatgagatttggaaacagggcttggatttcagctgactgtcaatcaagcaaggatgaggagggaggaggagttgTTCCAGCGCTCAGCACTTCAGAGGCTTGGGGACATCTTTGTGTGACATTTGGCATCAGAAAATagttacattttatggcaaagtgacaaagaaaaccTATGTAAGGTTAGTGCTTTACTTATTTTGAATATTGTGATTTCCTATATTCTGGGTCAGTATGCCCTCTATAACATTAATACATTTGTTATGATTATGACTGGCACTGGTTTACTATAATCAGCCTTGTATTCAACAGGGCTCCTCTTTCCGCCCTGGACACAGTTTTTTGCGTGATGGATCATCACTGGGTACTCTACGTGAAATGATGGTGATGATCCGAATTTGGGGTCTTCTGAAACCCAGCTGCCTTCCAGTGTACACAGCCACATCAGATACACAGGACAGCATGTCCCTACTTTTCCGTCTGCTCACTCGTCTCTGGATGTGCTGTAAGGATTTTTTGGACTTGTCTGTGCTACTAAAATAAGATATAGCAATTAATCAGTACTTGCAAGAATGATACATATTTCCAGCATGGAAAGTCATTTGTATCTTCCAGTATTTACCATTTTAACAAATTTAATAGACAAAAATGTTTAAATGTTAGACGAGTTGATGGCAAATTACATACATGTGGTAGGAAAAATTAGTGTATAAATAGCTGTTGTTTAAAGGTTGTGTTCCAATGATTTTAATGGGAATTTATGCTATAGTTCACATAGTATGGATTTTGCTCCACCATGTATTTGAAATTCATATTACAAAAAACATAGTAACATTTTAATTCTTGATGGTAGCTCTGTGGTGACTAGCTACACATGGATTAGACCAATTGAATAGGGCAAATCAGTGTGGGAATCTGGCATATTAACTCTAAATCTGTTGCTTACTCTTTTCCAAGTCCACAAAGGATTTTTCCATTGCAGTGTTGCTTCCCAGCAAAGTATTTATAGTGTTAACCATATTTGTAAATTCTGTGCCtcaaagtttaaaagatttgggcccagatttatcaatctgtgagagaaaaaatagagtaattttcccacagcgaccaatcacagctcagctttaactTTACCAgatctcgttagctgagctgtgattggttgctgtgggaaaatcactctttttttctcacagtttgataaatctgggccttggtGTGTtgtgttttaaaaattttttttttattgaactgaATGCACCTTGCAGCTAATGAATTTTTCCTGTAGGCCGTGATGAAAACCATCCCTGTGAACCAGATGAGGCTTTGATAGATGAGTGCTGCTTACTTCCCAGCCAATTCCTCATCCCTAACATGGACTGGCTTCCTCTTGGAAATGGATTAATCAGCCGGCTGCAGAGCAAGCTGCCCCTACGCCTGCAATTTGGGAAACCGCCGGGTGCACCCAGCCATGCTTCTGTCCAGTATGAGGCTTATACAAGGTAAGCCAGGGCAGATTAACTGGATAGCAGATAATCATACTGCTTAACTCCATGATTTATCACAccagtttaacctgttggggaccacgggtgtatgggtacgcccttgcagaccaagggcgtatctgtcatcagagacccgatcagcccgaaatcgttgcaaatcgccgatctgaattgatcgtcgacatggggggggtgtTGGGCGGACCGGACCTGGTTGTCGGGACAGAGAGGGGGAAACCTGGCGGTGATGGTGCGGGGGCCGTGGATGCGGCAGGGACCGGCGGCAGTTACCTCCGATCGTGGCGCGGTAACCAGGGACCAAGACCAGCGGCTGACaggaggcggcaggcaagtggaggcagtggCGGCGGTGTCAGATGCAGCTGTGAAAATCGTTGTAAAGGGATCTTCACGGCTATAtccaggagtttcaaaactacaactcccagcatgcacagacagcctttggctgtctgggcatgctgggagttgtagttttgcaacatctggagggccacagtttggagacgattgtccgtccagatgttgcaaaactacaactctcagcatgcccagacagtccaggcatgctggtagttgaagttctgtaacatctggttcttcagatgttgcagaactacaactcccagcattcctggacagtctcagcatgctgggagttgttgttttgcaacatctggaaggacagtggagtccaaactgtagcgctccagatggcaattcaaagcatgccgagactgtccaggcatgctgggagttgtagttcagcaacatctggcatttcatgtacatgcttggagttaaagttttgcagcatctggagcgtaaaagtttggagaccactacacagtggtttccaaactgttctccagttgttgcataactacaacacccaacgtgcccttcggctgtctgggcatgctgggagttgtagtattgcaacaactggaggcacacttgttgggaaacattctgttacctaactcaatgtttcgcaacccgtgtgcctcctgctgttgcaaaactataactcccagcatgcactgacagaccatgcatcctggagttgtagttttgcaacagctggaggcacattggttgggtaacactgggttgggaaacagacagtggtgcagaaACACCTAACTCAGAGTTTcacaatcccaaccagtgtgcctctagctgttgcataactacaactcccagcatgcagggtctgtcagtgcatgctgggagttgtggttttgtacaaggtacattcactcgggtgggggtttacagcaagtttccagcttcaagtttgaaatgcggcaaattttccgctgcagcgggaaactcactgtaaacctccgcctgtgtgaatgtaccctaaaaacactacactaacacataataaaggataaaacactacatatacactacacccttacactgcccccccccccccaataaaaattaaaaacctcttgtacgtcagtttttccaaaactgagcttccagctgttacgaagtaacaactcccagtattgcaggacagccattgactgtccaggcatgttgggagttttgcaacagctggaggcaccctgtatggggAAAACTgtcgtacagtatttttggtggaggaggcaagtgtaacacttgcatccaggtccacccctatgaaaattcctaatttaggcctcaaatgcgcatggcgctctctcacttcagagccctgtcgtatttcaaggcaacagtttaggccacatatggggtatttctgtactcgggagaaattacgctacaaattttgcggggctttttctccttttaccccctatgaaaatgtaaagttggggtctacaccagcctgttagtgtaaagattttttattttttacactaacatgctggtgttgccccataattttcattttcataagaggtaaaaggaaaaaaaggcccccaaaatttgtaacacaatttctcctgagtacggaaataccccatatgtgggtgtaaaatgctctgcgggcgcacaacaaggctcaggagtgagagtgcaccatgtacatttgaggcctagactggtgatttgcacaggggtggctgctggttacagcggttctgacataaacgcaaaaaaataaacaaccacatgtgaccccattttggaaactacacccctcacggaacgtgtaataaggggtacagtgagcatttacaccccacaggttactgt
Above is a genomic segment from Hyla sarda isolate aHylSar1 chromosome 1, aHylSar1.hap1, whole genome shotgun sequence containing:
- the MED16 gene encoding mediator of RNA polymerase II transcription subunit 16 isoform X2, producing MDVAYICEWDRKPRTNHCPSIPLVCAWSCRNLIAFTTDQRNEEEKDLTHMIHILDTEHPWDVYSVNSGHQEVITSLEWDQSGSRLLSADADGRIKCWGMTDHLANSWQSLVGSEVDGDPIVALSWLHNGVKLALHVEKSGVSSFGEKFSRVKFSPSLTLFGGKPMEGWIAVTVSGLVTVSLLKPNGQVLTATESLCRLRCRVALADIAFTGGGNIVVATCDGSSTSPVQFYKVCVSVVSEKCKIDTEILPSLFMRCTTDPARKDKFPAVTHLKFLARDMSEQVLLCASNQCSSVAECWSLRKEGLPLNNLFQQLSPGVSDKQPMILKWRILSATNELERVSAVALPKLPISLTNTDIKVANDTKFYPGLGLALAFHDGNVHIVHRLSLQTMAILYGSSMRPSEEPSLKRQRSPTPCVHFKALQMSWTSLALVGLDTQGKLSMLRVSPSMGHALDMTTSLRHLLFLLEYCMVTGYDWWDILLHVQPNMVHNLVEKLHEEYTKQNAALQQVLSTRILSMKASLCKLSPSTITRVCDYHAKLFLISISCTLKSLLRPHVLNTPDKSPGDRLIEICNKFPDTDIDKVMINLKTEEFVLDMPTLQSLQQLIQWIGDFVLYLLASLPNQGSSFRPGHSFLRDGSSLGTLREMMVMIRIWGLLKPSCLPVYTATSDTQDSMSLLFRLLTRLWMCCRDENHPCEPDEALIDECCLLPSQFLIPNMDWLPLGNGLISRLQSKLPLRLQFGKPPGAPSHASVQYEAYTRLPTQPKIDHLRRLHLGTFPTEACKSCTRCIISRMWSSISGPTARRWMKTWISRPIPEEFG
- the MED16 gene encoding mediator of RNA polymerase II transcription subunit 16 isoform X1 — its product is MDVAYICEWDRKPRTNHCPSIPLVCAWSCRNLIAFTTDQRNEEEKDLTHMIHILDTEHPWDVYSVNSGHQEVITSLEWDQSGSRLLSADADGRIKCWGMTDHLANSWQSLVGSEVDGDPIVALSWLHNGVKLALHVEKSGVSSFGEKFSRVKFSPSLTLFGGKPMEGWIAVTVSGLVTVSLLKPNGQVLTATESLCRLRCRVALADIAFTGGGNIVVATCDGSSTSPVQFYKVCVSVVSEKCKIDTEILPSLFMRCTTDPARKDKFPAVTHLKFLARDMSEQVLLCASNQCSSVAECWSLRKEGLPLNNLFQQLSPGVSDKQPMILKWRILSATNELERVSAVALPKLPISLTNTDIKVANDTKFYPGLGLALAFHDGNVHIVHRLSLQTMAILYGSSMRPSEEPSLKRQRSPTPCVHFKALQMSWTSLALVGLDTQGKLSMLRVSPSMGHALDMTTSLRHLLFLLEYCMVTGYDWWDILLHVQPNMVHNLVEKLHEEYTKQNAALQQVLSTRILSMKASLCKLSPSTITRVCDYHAKLFLISISCTLKSLLRPHVLNTPDKSPGDRLIEICNKFPDTDIDKVMINLKTEEFVLDMPTLQSLQQLIQWIGDFVLYLLASLPNQGSSFRPGHSFLRDGSSLGTLREMMVMIRIWGLLKPSCLPVYTATSDTQDSMSLLFRLLTRLWMCCRDENHPCEPDEALIDECCLLPSQFLIPNMDWLPLGNGLISRLQSKLPLRLQFGKPPGAPSHASVQYEAYTRLPTQPKIDHLRRLHLGTFPTEACKSCTRCGCVTMLKSPNKAIAVKQWEQRWIKTCLCGGLWRKMPHTYS
- the MED16 gene encoding mediator of RNA polymerase II transcription subunit 16 isoform X3, which translates into the protein MLNFQLLSKGSRLLSADADGRIKCWGMTDHLANSWQSLVGSEVDGDPIVALSWLHNGVKLALHVEKSGVSSFGEKFSRVKFSPSLTLFGGKPMEGWIAVTVSGLVTVSLLKPNGQVLTATESLCRLRCRVALADIAFTGGGNIVVATCDGSSTSPVQFYKVCVSVVSEKCKIDTEILPSLFMRCTTDPARKDKFPAVTHLKFLARDMSEQVLLCASNQCSSVAECWSLRKEGLPLNNLFQQLSPGVSDKQPMILKWRILSATNELERVSAVALPKLPISLTNTDIKVANDTKFYPGLGLALAFHDGNVHIVHRLSLQTMAILYGSSMRPSEEPSLKRQRSPTPCVHFKALQMSWTSLALVGLDTQGKLSMLRVSPSMGHALDMTTSLRHLLFLLEYCMVTGYDWWDILLHVQPNMVHNLVEKLHEEYTKQNAALQQVLSTRILSMKASLCKLSPSTITRVCDYHAKLFLISISCTLKSLLRPHVLNTPDKSPGDRLIEICNKFPDTDIDKVMINLKTEEFVLDMPTLQSLQQLIQWIGDFVLYLLASLPNQGSSFRPGHSFLRDGSSLGTLREMMVMIRIWGLLKPSCLPVYTATSDTQDSMSLLFRLLTRLWMCCRDENHPCEPDEALIDECCLLPSQFLIPNMDWLPLGNGLISRLQSKLPLRLQFGKPPGAPSHASVQYEAYTRLPTQPKIDHLRRLHLGTFPTEACKSCTRCGCVTMLKSPNKAIAVKQWEQRWIKTCLCGGLWRKMPHTYS